The sequence ATCATGGCCCAAACCAGTTCGTCGCCTTCTTCGGGTACCGACATTGTTTTTTTGAAGCCCAGTATTTCATAAAAGGCAATGGTGCCCTTCATATCGTTTGTAAAAATGTTTGGCGACAGCGTTTCCATAGTAATTTGATCTTGATTTGTTGACAGGTTAAATTGCTAATATTTTTCGCAATTTAATAACAGATAATGAATTTACATAATTTTTAACGAAAATTGTGCTTAAGATAAACAGACACCCATGGGAGAACTGATAGACAATTTTGAGAGCTACCGCACGCGGATGAACGACCGCATTATGGAGACGGCCAATACCAATATCAAGCGCTTCTTCGCGCTGGATACCACCACTTATGCCGATGGCGCGCTTGATGTAAAAACCAAAGAAATGCTGGGCCTGGTAGCATCAATGGTGCTGCGCTGCGACGATTGCATTAAATACCACCTGGGCAAATGCCACGAGGCCGGAGTTAACCACGATGAAATGAACGAGGTGTTTATGATAGCCAACCTGGTGGGCGGCTCCATCGTTATCCCACATTACCGCCGCGCGGTGGAGTATTGGGATGAGTT comes from Mucilaginibacter mali and encodes:
- a CDS encoding carboxymuconolactone decarboxylase family protein; translation: MGELIDNFESYRTRMNDRIMETANTNIKRFFALDTTTYADGALDVKTKEMLGLVASMVLRCDDCIKYHLGKCHEAGVNHDEMNEVFMIANLVGGSIVIPHYRRAVEYWDELNS